A part of Roseitalea porphyridii genomic DNA contains:
- the pcaF gene encoding 3-oxoadipyl-CoA thiolase, with amino-acid sequence MTEAFICAYVRTPIGRYGGALSQVRPDDLGAVPIRALVERHTGVDWQAVDDVIYGCANQAGEDNRNVARMSALLAGLPETVPGTTMNRLCGSGMDAVIAAARAIRAGEGELFIAGGVESMSRAPFVMPKAEAAFSRANAVYDTTIGWRFVNKVLEAQYGIDSMPETGENVAAEFAVSREEQDAFALRSQKRAAAAIASGRFAKEIVPVTIPQRKGDPVVVDTDEHPRATTLEKLAGLPTPFRQGGSVTAGNASGVNDGAAALIVASEAAAARHGLTPIARVLGGAAAGVPPRIMGIGPAPASRKLCGRLGMEPSEFDVVELNEAFASQAIAVLRELSLPVDAAHVNPNGGAIALGHPLGMSGARIAGTAALELAERKGNRALATMCIGVGQGIAVALERV; translated from the coding sequence ATCACCGAAGCCTTCATCTGCGCCTATGTCCGCACGCCGATCGGCCGCTATGGCGGCGCGCTGTCGCAGGTGCGCCCGGACGATCTGGGCGCCGTGCCGATCCGCGCCCTGGTCGAGCGCCACACCGGCGTGGACTGGCAGGCGGTCGACGATGTCATCTATGGCTGCGCCAACCAGGCCGGCGAGGACAACCGCAACGTGGCGCGCATGTCGGCGCTTCTGGCCGGCCTGCCCGAAACGGTGCCCGGAACGACCATGAACCGGCTGTGCGGGTCGGGCATGGACGCGGTGATCGCCGCCGCACGCGCGATCCGCGCCGGCGAAGGCGAACTCTTCATCGCAGGCGGCGTCGAATCGATGTCGCGCGCGCCCTTCGTCATGCCCAAGGCCGAAGCCGCGTTCTCGCGCGCCAATGCCGTCTACGACACCACGATCGGCTGGCGCTTCGTCAACAAGGTGCTCGAAGCGCAGTACGGCATCGATTCGATGCCCGAGACCGGTGAGAACGTTGCCGCCGAATTCGCGGTCAGCCGCGAGGAGCAGGACGCGTTCGCCCTGCGCAGCCAGAAGCGCGCAGCCGCGGCGATCGCCTCGGGCCGCTTCGCAAAGGAAATCGTCCCGGTCACCATCCCACAGCGCAAGGGCGACCCGGTCGTCGTCGACACCGACGAGCACCCGCGCGCGACGACGCTGGAAAAGCTCGCCGGCCTGCCGACGCCCTTCCGTCAGGGTGGATCGGTGACCGCCGGCAACGCCTCGGGCGTCAATGACGGCGCGGCCGCGCTGATCGTTGCTTCCGAAGCGGCGGCGGCCCGGCATGGACTGACCCCGATCGCGCGCGTCCTCGGCGGCGCCGCCGCCGGCGTTCCGCCGCGCATCATGGGCATCGGCCCCGCGCCGGCATCGCGCAAGCTGTGCGGCCGGCTGGGCATGGAGCCGTCCGAGTTCGATGTCGTCGAACTGAACGAGGCGTTCGCCTCCCAGGCGATCGCGGTGCTGCGGGAACTGTCGCTTCCGGTCGACGCGGCGCACGTCAATCCCAATGGCGGGGCGATCGCGCTCGGCCATCCGCTCGGCATGTCGGGTGCGCGCATCGCCGGCACGGCCGCGCTCGAACTCGCCGAACGCAAGGGCAACCGCGCGCTGGCCACCATGTGCATCGGCGTCGGCCAGGGCATCGCGGTCGCGCTCGAGCGGGTCTGA
- a CDS encoding TRAP transporter substrate-binding protein encodes MTTRRTVLGLAAGVMAAATLAVSAPAAMAQEVTLRLHQFLPAQANVPKLVLDVWADNVEEASDGRIKVERYPSMQLGGTPPELIDQAIDGIADVVWTVVGYTPGRFPSTEVFELPFMVSDARAASSAYWQMFEEHMKDTEFSDVHILGTWVHGPGMFHANKEIRTPDDLQGMRIRGATRQVNALLEELGATPVGMPVPAVSEALSKGVIDGTTIPWEVTTALRVPELVENHTEFEGTGLYNVTFVLAMNKDRYESLPDDLKAVIDENSGHDFSVFAGGTQADADGPARQVAVDLGNNIITVGEDQVSVWRERSEPIYEAWVSEMNEKGIDGQALIDQARSLMDAYEGSN; translated from the coding sequence ATGACAACTCGCAGAACTGTACTGGGACTTGCGGCCGGCGTGATGGCGGCAGCGACGCTGGCCGTTTCGGCGCCGGCGGCCATGGCGCAGGAGGTCACGCTCCGCCTGCACCAGTTCCTGCCGGCACAGGCCAACGTGCCCAAGCTGGTGCTCGATGTCTGGGCCGACAATGTCGAAGAGGCATCGGACGGCCGCATCAAGGTCGAGCGCTATCCGTCGATGCAGCTTGGCGGCACGCCGCCAGAACTGATCGACCAGGCGATCGATGGCATCGCCGACGTGGTGTGGACCGTGGTCGGCTACACGCCGGGCCGCTTCCCCTCGACCGAGGTGTTCGAACTTCCGTTCATGGTGTCCGATGCGCGTGCCGCCTCGAGCGCCTACTGGCAGATGTTCGAAGAGCACATGAAGGACACCGAGTTCTCCGACGTGCACATTCTGGGCACGTGGGTGCATGGTCCGGGCATGTTCCACGCCAACAAGGAGATCCGCACGCCCGACGATCTGCAGGGCATGCGCATCCGCGGCGCGACCCGTCAGGTCAACGCGCTGCTCGAAGAACTCGGCGCGACCCCGGTCGGCATGCCGGTGCCGGCGGTTTCCGAAGCGCTGTCGAAGGGCGTGATCGACGGCACGACCATTCCGTGGGAAGTCACCACGGCGTTGCGCGTGCCCGAACTGGTCGAGAACCACACCGAGTTCGAAGGCACCGGCCTTTACAACGTGACCTTCGTGCTGGCCATGAACAAGGACCGCTACGAGAGCCTGCCCGACGATCTGAAGGCGGTGATCGACGAGAATTCGGGTCACGACTTCTCGGTCTTCGCCGGCGGCACGCAGGCCGACGCCGACGGTCCGGCGCGTCAGGTGGCGGTCGACCTGGGCAACAACATCATCACGGTGGGTGAAGACCAGGTCAGCGTCTGGCGCGAACGGTCCGAGCCGATCTACGAGGCCTGGGTCTCCGAAATGAACGAGAAGGGCATCGACGGTCAGGCCCTGATCGATCAGGCGCGCTCGCTGATGGACGCCTACGAAGGCAGCAACTGA
- a CDS encoding TRAP transporter large permease: protein MSNFEIGILSFPALLALIFMRVPIGLAMFTTGFVGLWLINGSTFMAMARLKTETFTTFSSYSLSIVPMFLLMGYFATLGGMSQALFKAAEAWIGHRRGGIAMAAVGACAGFGAICGSSLATAATMGRVALPELRKYGYAGGFSTATLAAGGTLGILIPPSIVLVIYAILTEQNIAKLFLAAVIPGIMAALGYVLVISIYVRLNPEAGGVRERVSYGERFRALFNVWPVLLVFLAVVGGIYAGIFTPTEGAAVGAFGTGLIAWWNGGLTRKTLMASFLSTGRSTAMIFFIVLGAGFYNGFLALTQVPQELSAFVVEQGFSPWLVLAIILALYLVFGCVMDSLSMILLTIPIFFPVISGLDFGLTPEQVAIWFGIMVLIVVEVGLITPPVGMNLFIINSMDRGTPITATYRAVMWFVASDIVRVIILAAFPAITLFLIS, encoded by the coding sequence TTGAGCAATTTCGAGATCGGGATCCTGTCCTTTCCGGCGCTGCTGGCGTTGATCTTCATGCGCGTGCCGATCGGGCTGGCCATGTTCACGACCGGATTCGTCGGGCTGTGGCTGATCAACGGCAGCACCTTCATGGCGATGGCGCGGCTGAAGACCGAGACGTTCACGACGTTCTCCAGCTACTCGCTTTCGATCGTGCCGATGTTCCTGCTGATGGGCTATTTCGCGACGCTCGGCGGCATGTCGCAGGCCCTTTTCAAGGCGGCCGAGGCGTGGATCGGCCACAGGCGCGGCGGCATCGCCATGGCTGCGGTCGGCGCCTGCGCCGGTTTCGGCGCGATCTGCGGTTCCTCGCTCGCCACCGCCGCCACGATGGGCCGGGTCGCGCTGCCCGAACTGCGCAAGTACGGCTATGCGGGCGGGTTCTCGACCGCGACGCTCGCCGCCGGCGGCACACTCGGCATCCTGATCCCGCCCTCGATCGTGCTTGTCATCTACGCGATCCTGACCGAGCAGAACATCGCCAAACTTTTCCTGGCCGCGGTCATTCCGGGCATCATGGCGGCGCTCGGCTACGTGCTGGTGATCTCCATCTATGTGCGGCTCAATCCCGAGGCCGGAGGGGTGCGCGAACGCGTCTCCTATGGCGAGCGGTTCCGGGCGCTCTTCAACGTCTGGCCGGTGCTGCTGGTCTTCCTCGCCGTTGTCGGCGGCATCTATGCAGGCATCTTCACGCCGACCGAGGGCGCGGCCGTGGGCGCGTTCGGCACCGGGCTGATCGCCTGGTGGAACGGCGGGCTGACGCGCAAGACGCTGATGGCGAGCTTTCTTTCGACCGGGCGGTCGACGGCGATGATCTTCTTCATCGTTCTGGGCGCGGGCTTCTATAACGGTTTTCTCGCGCTGACCCAGGTGCCGCAGGAGCTTTCCGCGTTCGTCGTCGAGCAGGGATTCTCGCCCTGGCTGGTGCTCGCCATCATCCTGGCGTTGTACCTGGTGTTCGGCTGCGTCATGGACAGCCTGTCGATGATCCTGCTGACCATCCCGATCTTCTTTCCGGTGATCTCGGGCCTCGATTTCGGGCTGACGCCGGAGCAGGTGGCGATCTGGTTCGGCATCATGGTGCTGATCGTCGTCGAGGTCGGGCTGATCACGCCGCCTGTCGGCATGAACCTGTTCATCATCAATTCGATGGACCGGGGCACGCCGATAACCGCGACCTACCGGGCCGTGATGTGGTTCGTGGCGTCCGACATCGTCCGGGTGATCATTCTGGCGGCGTTCCCGGCCATCACGCTGTTCCTGATCAGCTGA
- a CDS encoding ATP-binding protein → MRGGTHNGAVRNHAIIWLAGIMVVALAISIAALPRLERTFMLQAGERSEATLRLAVQGLEGALRRYEPLPALIAERPVLRDLLRDPDNADLRTRINEELRQTADDVAASDVYLMDRSGLTLVASNHHKELSFVGRSFYYRPYFTEALAGGIGRYFALGTTSGERGYFFATPVFEGQTVLGVVAVKFTVDAFEDAWRAGDTDIIVSDANDVIFMSNRADWHFRTLSPLSDRALEEITTNRQYPLDELHPLDLERTPIAGRISHVEIATDAGAESFVTSATPIAETGWNVAILTPTAPARAQALATLAVLVLVILFAGLIAAVFIQRRARLVERLEAQRATQELLERRVAERTADLNTANSKLRGEIEERKATEQRLRATQAELVQAGKLAALGQMSAALSHEFNQPLAAVKTYADNAAAFLDRGRTEDARDNVGRISQMADRMAAISRHLRNFARRPQQKIGPIPLVAVIDDALGLMAARLKAARADVAVDRPADEIWVMGGHVRLQQVIVNLLGNALDAMDQSDDRRIALAIEEEEGRCRIMVRDHGPGLDADLHEKVFDPFFTTKSPGKGLGLGLSISYNIIRDFGGSLSARNHREGGAVFTVDLARTAAPDQAAHTLQTVAAE, encoded by the coding sequence ATGCGGGGAGGAACGCACAACGGCGCGGTGCGCAACCACGCCATCATCTGGCTTGCCGGCATCATGGTGGTCGCCCTGGCGATCAGCATCGCCGCGCTGCCGCGCCTCGAACGCACCTTCATGCTGCAGGCCGGCGAGCGCAGCGAGGCGACGCTCCGCCTCGCCGTGCAGGGGCTCGAGGGCGCGTTGCGCCGCTACGAGCCGCTGCCCGCGCTGATCGCCGAACGGCCCGTCCTGCGCGATCTTCTGCGCGATCCCGACAATGCCGACCTGCGCACCCGCATCAACGAGGAACTGCGGCAGACGGCCGACGACGTCGCCGCATCGGATGTCTATCTGATGGACCGCAGCGGGCTGACGCTGGTCGCCAGCAACCATCACAAGGAGCTGTCCTTCGTCGGCCGCAGTTTCTACTACCGGCCCTATTTCACCGAAGCGCTGGCCGGCGGCATCGGCCGCTATTTCGCCCTTGGCACCACTTCTGGCGAGCGTGGCTATTTCTTCGCCACCCCGGTGTTCGAGGGGCAGACGGTCCTCGGCGTCGTCGCGGTCAAGTTCACCGTCGACGCCTTCGAGGACGCCTGGCGCGCCGGCGACACCGACATCATCGTCAGCGACGCCAACGACGTGATCTTCATGTCGAACCGCGCCGACTGGCATTTCCGCACCCTGTCACCCCTTTCGGACCGGGCCCTCGAAGAGATCACCACCAACCGGCAGTACCCGCTCGACGAACTGCATCCGCTCGATCTGGAGCGCACGCCGATCGCCGGCCGCATCTCCCACGTCGAGATCGCGACCGACGCGGGCGCCGAGAGCTTCGTCACCAGCGCCACCCCGATCGCCGAGACCGGCTGGAACGTCGCTATCCTGACGCCGACCGCGCCGGCGCGCGCGCAGGCGCTGGCGACACTCGCCGTGCTCGTCCTCGTCATCCTGTTCGCCGGACTGATCGCGGCCGTGTTCATCCAGCGTCGGGCCCGGCTCGTCGAACGGCTCGAAGCGCAGCGCGCCACCCAGGAACTGCTGGAACGGCGCGTTGCCGAGCGCACCGCCGACCTCAACACGGCCAACAGCAAGCTGCGCGGGGAGATCGAGGAACGCAAGGCGACCGAGCAGCGCCTGCGCGCCACCCAGGCCGAACTGGTCCAGGCCGGCAAGCTCGCCGCGCTCGGCCAGATGTCGGCCGCGCTCAGCCACGAGTTCAACCAGCCGCTCGCCGCGGTGAAGACCTATGCCGACAACGCCGCCGCCTTCCTCGATCGCGGCCGCACCGAGGACGCGCGCGACAATGTCGGACGCATCTCGCAGATGGCCGACCGCATGGCCGCCATTTCCCGGCACCTGCGCAATTTCGCCCGCCGCCCGCAGCAGAAGATCGGGCCGATCCCGCTTGTCGCCGTGATCGACGACGCGCTCGGGCTGATGGCCGCGCGACTGAAGGCAGCGCGCGCCGATGTCGCCGTCGACCGGCCGGCCGACGAGATCTGGGTGATGGGCGGCCATGTCCGCCTGCAGCAGGTGATCGTCAACCTGCTCGGCAACGCGCTCGACGCCATGGACCAGTCGGACGACCGGCGCATCGCGCTTGCGATCGAGGAAGAGGAAGGCCGCTGCCGGATCATGGTGCGCGACCACGGGCCGGGCCTCGACGCCGACCTGCACGAGAAGGTGTTCGATCCCTTCTTCACCACCAAGAGCCCGGGCAAGGGGCTGGGGCTGGGCCTTTCGATCTCCTACAACATCATTCGCGATTTCGGCGGCTCGCTGTCGGCGCGCAACCATCGCGAAGGCGGCGCGGTCTTCACCGTCGATCTTGCCCGCACCGCCGCGCCCGATCAGGCCGCGCACACGCTTCAGACGGTGGCCGCCGAATGA
- a CDS encoding DUF4863 family protein encodes MSAQSFNQLVGKVAGAIGDRPLDDALAAHLNAVFPADGDDFKRLADLCAKGEAEGWLMAREAGGIKFGRAVKPGGEAGRFSVDVVRMKDVRGPHHVHTNGEIGAVFPIEGSPRFDEFPPGWYVYGPGSEHHPTVSGGEAYVLYLLPDGAIEFTGKP; translated from the coding sequence ATGTCGGCACAAAGCTTCAACCAGCTTGTGGGCAAGGTCGCGGGCGCGATTGGCGACCGTCCCCTGGACGATGCGCTGGCCGCCCATCTGAACGCGGTTTTCCCGGCCGATGGCGATGACTTCAAGCGTCTTGCCGATCTGTGCGCCAAGGGCGAGGCGGAAGGCTGGCTGATGGCGCGTGAGGCCGGCGGCATCAAGTTCGGCCGCGCGGTCAAGCCGGGTGGCGAGGCGGGCCGGTTCAGCGTCGACGTCGTGCGCATGAAGGACGTGCGCGGGCCGCACCATGTGCACACCAATGGCGAGATCGGCGCGGTGTTTCCGATCGAGGGAAGCCCGCGCTTCGATGAGTTTCCCCCGGGCTGGTACGTCTACGGGCCGGGGAGCGAGCATCATCCGACGGTCAGCGGGGGCGAGGCCTATGTGCTCTACCTGCTGCCGGACGGCGCGATCGAGTTCACCGGCAAGCCGTAG
- a CDS encoding AMP-binding protein, which yields MSWNFVRRFARSVEQHGDRIALVEGKTSLSYADLAERARHVAGQLRPTLGEGRRVGVLGSRSIEACAAFLGTAWAGGTYVPLGLNQPEARLIALFEQLELDALIVDGTGAKRLSPELRRAAPDLVLVPDGPAGRFAPLASAPAPVPMTEPAAVGPEHLAYIIFTSGTTGMPKGVMVNSRSIGLYLDAIEPWYRLGPDDRAAETCETNFDLSIHNMMTAWSGGAALHMMRPLDLVAPARFIRSHEITTWLSVPSIITLMRQAGNLTAGSLPSLRLTWFCGEPLSEQAVRDWAMAAPNSVIENFYGPTEITVAVLRQRWQGNGPITPERGIVAIGTPIDGVEALIVDDKRRPVPDGTPGEIALVATQCADGYFRKPELTAERFVSFDGTSAYLTGDRGYRDADGVFHHLGRLDNQIKFKGHRIELEEIDARLREAAGSAMVGTVTWPMDGDTVKGLAGFFAVPGLDPEDVRAKLRSVLPAYMVPERIENLAEMPLSGNGKVDRKALVAMLDERADERAVA from the coding sequence ATGAGCTGGAACTTTGTCCGTCGTTTTGCTCGCAGCGTCGAACAGCACGGCGATCGCATCGCCCTCGTCGAAGGCAAGACCTCGCTGAGCTATGCGGACCTCGCCGAACGGGCGCGACACGTCGCCGGCCAACTCCGCCCCACCCTCGGGGAAGGGCGTCGCGTCGGCGTTCTCGGCTCGCGCAGCATCGAGGCCTGCGCGGCGTTTCTGGGCACGGCCTGGGCTGGGGGCACCTATGTTCCGCTCGGCCTCAACCAGCCCGAGGCGCGTCTCATCGCCCTTTTCGAACAGCTTGAACTGGACGCTTTGATCGTCGACGGGACCGGCGCCAAGCGCCTGTCACCCGAACTGCGGCGCGCCGCACCCGATCTCGTTCTTGTCCCGGACGGGCCGGCGGGCCGGTTCGCCCCGCTCGCAAGCGCGCCCGCGCCCGTGCCGATGACGGAGCCGGCAGCCGTCGGGCCGGAGCATCTGGCCTACATCATCTTCACGTCCGGCACGACGGGCATGCCCAAGGGCGTGATGGTGAACTCGCGGTCGATCGGTCTTTACCTCGACGCGATCGAACCTTGGTACAGGCTCGGACCCGACGATCGCGCCGCCGAGACGTGCGAGACCAATTTCGACCTTTCGATCCACAACATGATGACCGCCTGGAGCGGCGGCGCGGCGCTGCACATGATGCGGCCGCTCGATCTGGTCGCGCCGGCGCGCTTCATCCGCTCCCACGAGATCACGACCTGGCTCTCGGTGCCCTCGATCATCACTCTGATGCGTCAGGCGGGCAACCTCACGGCGGGCAGCCTGCCGTCGCTGCGCCTGACCTGGTTCTGCGGCGAGCCGCTGTCCGAGCAGGCGGTGCGCGACTGGGCGATGGCGGCGCCCAATTCGGTTATCGAGAATTTCTATGGACCCACCGAGATCACCGTGGCCGTGCTGCGCCAGCGCTGGCAGGGCAACGGCCCGATCACGCCCGAGCGGGGCATCGTGGCCATCGGAACGCCCATCGATGGCGTCGAGGCGCTGATCGTCGACGACAAGCGCCGGCCCGTTCCGGACGGCACGCCCGGCGAGATCGCGCTCGTCGCAACGCAGTGCGCGGACGGCTATTTCCGCAAGCCCGAACTGACCGCCGAGCGGTTCGTTTCGTTTGACGGAACCTCCGCCTACCTGACCGGGGACCGGGGCTATCGCGACGCCGACGGCGTGTTCCACCATCTCGGCCGGCTCGACAACCAGATCAAGTTCAAGGGCCACCGGATCGAACTCGAGGAGATCGATGCGCGCCTGCGCGAGGCCGCCGGCTCGGCCATGGTCGGCACGGTAACGTGGCCGATGGACGGTGACACGGTGAAGGGACTGGCCGGCTTCTTCGCCGTGCCCGGGCTCGATCCCGAAGATGTGCGCGCGAAGCTGCGGTCGGTGCTGCCGGCCTACATGGTTCCCGAGCGCATCGAGAACCTTGCCGAGATGCCGCTGAGCGGCAACGGCAAGGTCGACCGCAAGGCGCTTGTCGCGATGCTCGACGAACGCGCGGACGAGCGGGCGGTCGCCTGA
- a CDS encoding benzoate-CoA ligase family protein: MSANDNAEPANDGSGNAAVWFVDRHIAEGRADKTAFRETFGAGRAISYGELSDRSARFASACLNAGLRREERAIMLVLDQIEFPVIFWGALKAGIVPIPLNTLLSTSVYDAIFHDSRASALFVASELYETIAPALPLNPFIREVIVIGDTAPEGARTFDAFMEGAEPSEPVTVCDDEIAFWLYSSGSTGQPKGVRHVHASLKATADTYGAQVLGVREDDSVYSVAKMFFAYGLGNAMTFPMAVGATTLLYNGRPTPDSVTQILADQRPTVFCGVPTLYAALVHKWESEGAHPDAPLSTCISAGEALPEEVGRKWRAIWGVDIMDGVGSTEMLHIFLSNRPGDVVYGTSGVPVPGYEVRLVDEHGADVGVGAVGELLVRGASSADGYWNQRDKTRSTFEGHWTRTGDKYELTAEGRYVYCGRTDDMFKVSGIWVSPFEVEQALVSHPAVLEAAVVAKRDADGLEKPKAFIVLKSAQAGCDPEELKTFVQDKIGKWKYPRWIEMVDDLPKTATGKIQRFKLREVA; this comes from the coding sequence ATGTCAGCCAACGACAATGCAGAGCCGGCCAACGACGGTTCGGGCAATGCGGCCGTCTGGTTCGTCGACCGGCACATCGCCGAGGGCAGGGCGGACAAGACAGCCTTCCGCGAGACGTTCGGCGCTGGGCGCGCGATCAGCTATGGCGAGCTGTCCGACCGTTCGGCGCGCTTCGCCTCGGCATGTCTGAACGCCGGGCTCAGGCGCGAGGAACGCGCCATCATGCTCGTGCTCGACCAGATCGAGTTCCCGGTCATTTTCTGGGGCGCACTGAAGGCCGGCATCGTGCCGATCCCGCTGAACACGCTCCTGTCGACCTCGGTCTATGACGCGATCTTCCATGACAGCCGCGCTTCGGCGCTTTTCGTTGCCAGTGAACTCTACGAGACCATCGCCCCGGCGCTGCCGCTCAACCCGTTCATCCGCGAGGTGATCGTCATCGGCGACACCGCGCCCGAGGGCGCGCGCACGTTCGACGCGTTCATGGAAGGCGCCGAACCGTCCGAACCGGTGACCGTCTGCGACGACGAGATCGCCTTCTGGCTCTATTCGTCCGGCTCGACCGGCCAGCCCAAAGGCGTGCGCCACGTTCATGCGAGCCTGAAGGCGACGGCCGACACCTATGGCGCCCAGGTGCTGGGCGTGCGCGAGGATGACAGCGTCTATTCGGTCGCCAAGATGTTCTTTGCCTATGGGCTCGGCAACGCGATGACCTTTCCGATGGCCGTGGGCGCGACGACGCTGCTCTACAATGGCCGGCCGACGCCCGACAGCGTCACGCAGATTCTCGCCGACCAGAGGCCGACCGTTTTCTGCGGGGTGCCGACGCTTTATGCGGCGCTGGTGCACAAATGGGAGAGCGAGGGCGCCCATCCCGACGCGCCGCTTTCGACCTGCATCTCGGCGGGCGAGGCGCTGCCCGAGGAGGTCGGGCGCAAGTGGCGGGCGATCTGGGGTGTCGACATCATGGACGGGGTCGGTTCGACCGAGATGCTGCACATCTTCCTGTCCAATCGTCCGGGCGACGTCGTCTACGGCACGTCGGGCGTGCCGGTGCCGGGCTACGAGGTGCGGCTGGTCGACGAGCATGGCGCCGATGTCGGGGTCGGCGCGGTCGGCGAACTGCTTGTGCGCGGCGCCTCGTCCGCGGACGGCTACTGGAACCAGCGCGACAAGACGCGGTCGACCTTCGAGGGTCACTGGACGCGCACCGGCGACAAGTACGAGCTGACCGCCGAGGGGCGCTACGTCTATTGCGGGCGCACCGACGACATGTTCAAGGTCTCGGGCATCTGGGTGTCGCCGTTCGAGGTGGAGCAGGCGCTCGTCTCCCACCCCGCCGTGCTGGAAGCCGCCGTGGTCGCCAAGCGTGACGCGGACGGGCTGGAAAAGCCCAAGGCCTTCATCGTCCTGAAGTCGGCGCAGGCCGGCTGCGATCCCGAGGAACTGAAGACCTTCGTCCAGGACAAGATCGGCAAGTGGAAATATCCGCGCTGGATCGAGATGGTCGACGATCTGCCCAAGACCGCGACCGGCAAGATTCAGCGGTTCAAGCTCAGGGAGGTGGCGTGA
- a CDS encoding TRAP transporter small permease, whose product MYRFFFGLSRLMAVVGGIVLSALIVMVCVSIAGRALNGFLHADMMQSTLPGLADWLLDLGVGPVNGDFELVEAGIAFAIFSFLPYCQITSGHAVVSIFTDWMPMRAQQVLRMIIEILFALVLVVIAIQLKEGMDGRIRSGQTTFLLQFPIWWAYALSLVGATIAAAVAVYMALIRTAEAFTGRELIADDMGAEH is encoded by the coding sequence ATGTATCGCTTTTTCTTCGGCCTTTCCCGCCTGATGGCGGTGGTGGGCGGCATCGTCCTGTCGGCCCTGATCGTGATGGTCTGCGTTTCGATCGCCGGCCGCGCGCTGAACGGCTTCCTGCATGCGGACATGATGCAGTCGACGCTCCCCGGCCTTGCCGACTGGCTGCTCGATCTGGGCGTCGGTCCGGTCAACGGCGACTTCGAACTCGTCGAGGCGGGCATCGCCTTCGCGATCTTCTCGTTTCTTCCCTACTGCCAGATCACCTCGGGCCACGCGGTGGTGTCGATCTTCACCGACTGGATGCCGATGCGCGCCCAGCAGGTGCTGCGCATGATCATCGAGATCCTGTTCGCGCTGGTCCTCGTGGTGATCGCGATCCAGCTCAAGGAGGGCATGGACGGCCGCATCCGGTCGGGCCAGACGACGTTCCTTCTGCAGTTCCCGATCTGGTGGGCCTACGCCCTCAGCCTCGTCGGCGCCACGATCGCGGCGGCGGTGGCCGTTTACATGGCGCTGATCCGGACCGCCGAAGCCTTCACCGGCCGCGAGCTCATTGCCGATGACATGGGGGCGGAGCATTGA
- a CDS encoding phosphopantetheine-binding protein: MDDAKLGALRQTIGAMLVKRGMPAEFGDDDSLFDSGALDSMSAVNLLMELESVFGLDLSDPDFDISRIDTFAEITELVKQPA; the protein is encoded by the coding sequence ATGGATGATGCGAAACTGGGCGCGCTGCGCCAGACGATCGGTGCGATGCTGGTCAAGCGCGGCATGCCGGCCGAATTCGGCGACGACGATTCGCTGTTCGACAGCGGCGCGCTCGATTCGATGTCCGCGGTCAATCTGCTGATGGAACTCGAAAGCGTGTTCGGGCTCGACCTGAGCGATCCCGACTTCGACATCTCGCGGATCGACACGTTCGCCGAGATCACCGAACTGGTGAAGCAGCCGGCCTGA